In a single window of the Deinococcus yavapaiensis KR-236 genome:
- a CDS encoding tetratricopeptide repeat protein: protein MLRTLGGLALVEPRFTREKPLLLLAYLALEGTRPRRDVAALFWPDSPNPMNNLAVALNKLRKVGVIGADEARTWCEIECDAVKFRDVVREGRWREATEWYGGAFADGLNFEDVGPDLEEWVYETRERLAREVQSAWSNLAHDAAAHGDFAEAGRCAERALRVASAPPPETDVLRELHRLLLAAEHPAKDELVREARELGVTLVSSAEAARGDLRARPVGRARELESLLALPRGGWAWVGGGPGLGKTTVLRLLEARGWTYLPARSGLPYATLEGLMSVPSGGPDAAARLLARRSFDVAIDDWHAMDEESRAVLERLRRLRPDARVVLAGEGVAPLDVDRTVELGRLGAADLADFPGALEATDGLPSLVGAWLRGEPTSVALEGRLARLPDVARDMHGAFALLDAPDLMLVRRALHLDADAFAEALGTLLRGGFVDASGVVLGRDAALSYLKAHPALEGRLGLALARALPALAALPLYRRARALLRPEDERSVRAAYLAWGRELVRRGFPERAAADLAEAAPSEDVSLLRARALELSGQLKMARDVLTALPESPRQQSLLALVTWRLGFPHEARSHAAAALTGDIEARAEGHNVLGLLAQYEGRFPEAKAAFGRALTLWLAAGDEVRHVGTLTNLAVVRAELGEDVDAAFQEALQAASDNLSLRATVLTAIGRMHERRGQEDDAKRLYREAHDCAHEAGDLKTAALAMNNLAVVWHLEGREREARDAYMAAIGLARNAGDMRVLGMALSNAAELDGNVEGWREAISILEESGFVALAQGYREDLEAFMAR from the coding sequence GTGCTGAGAACCCTCGGGGGCCTCGCGCTCGTGGAGCCGCGCTTCACGCGCGAGAAACCGTTGTTGTTGCTCGCGTACCTCGCGCTCGAGGGCACGAGACCGAGGCGCGACGTCGCCGCGCTCTTCTGGCCCGACTCACCCAACCCCATGAACAACCTCGCCGTGGCTTTGAACAAGCTGCGCAAAGTCGGCGTGATCGGCGCGGACGAAGCGCGAACGTGGTGCGAAATCGAGTGCGACGCAGTCAAGTTTCGCGACGTCGTGCGCGAAGGGCGCTGGCGTGAAGCGACCGAGTGGTACGGCGGAGCGTTCGCGGACGGCCTCAACTTCGAGGACGTCGGCCCCGACCTCGAAGAGTGGGTGTACGAGACGCGCGAGCGTCTGGCGCGCGAAGTGCAGAGCGCGTGGTCGAACCTCGCGCACGACGCGGCGGCGCACGGCGACTTCGCCGAGGCGGGACGCTGCGCCGAACGGGCGCTGCGCGTTGCGAGCGCGCCGCCTCCCGAAACGGACGTGCTTCGCGAACTGCACCGCCTGCTGCTCGCCGCCGAGCATCCCGCCAAAGACGAACTCGTGCGTGAAGCGCGCGAACTCGGCGTGACGCTCGTCTCGTCGGCGGAAGCGGCGCGCGGCGATTTGCGTGCGCGGCCCGTCGGTCGCGCGCGCGAACTCGAGTCGTTGCTGGCGTTGCCGCGCGGCGGGTGGGCTTGGGTGGGCGGCGGGCCGGGCTTGGGCAAGACGACCGTGCTGCGCTTGCTGGAAGCGCGCGGCTGGACGTACCTGCCCGCGCGTTCCGGCTTGCCGTACGCGACGCTCGAAGGATTGATGAGCGTGCCGAGCGGCGGGCCCGACGCGGCGGCTCGGCTGCTCGCTCGGCGCTCGTTCGACGTCGCCATCGACGATTGGCACGCGATGGACGAGGAAAGCCGAGCCGTCTTGGAGCGCCTGCGTCGCCTGCGGCCCGACGCGCGCGTCGTGCTCGCCGGAGAAGGCGTGGCGCCGCTCGACGTGGACCGCACGGTGGAACTCGGACGGCTTGGCGCGGCGGACCTCGCCGACTTTCCCGGCGCTTTGGAAGCGACGGACGGCCTGCCGTCGCTCGTCGGCGCTTGGCTGCGCGGCGAACCGACGAGCGTCGCCCTCGAAGGGCGTCTGGCGCGCTTGCCGGACGTCGCCCGTGACATGCACGGCGCCTTCGCCTTGCTGGACGCGCCCGACTTGATGCTGGTCCGTCGCGCCTTGCATCTCGACGCGGACGCGTTCGCCGAAGCGCTCGGCACCCTTCTTCGAGGCGGCTTCGTGGACGCTTCGGGCGTCGTGCTTGGCCGCGACGCGGCCTTGTCGTACCTCAAGGCGCACCCGGCCCTCGAAGGGCGCCTCGGGCTGGCGCTCGCCCGCGCCTTGCCCGCCCTCGCCGCCTTGCCGCTGTACCGTCGCGCCCGGGCCTTGCTGCGGCCCGAGGACGAGCGGAGCGTTCGCGCCGCCTACCTCGCGTGGGGGCGCGAACTCGTGCGGCGCGGCTTTCCCGAGCGGGCCGCCGCCGATCTCGCCGAGGCCGCGCCCAGCGAGGACGTGTCGCTGCTGCGCGCCCGGGCGCTCGAGCTCAGCGGGCAGCTCAAGATGGCGCGCGACGTCTTGACGGCTTTGCCCGAGTCGCCGCGCCAGCAAAGTCTGCTCGCCCTCGTGACGTGGCGCCTCGGCTTTCCCCACGAGGCGCGCTCCCATGCGGCGGCGGCGTTGACCGGCGACATCGAGGCGCGCGCCGAGGGACACAACGTCCTCGGATTGCTCGCTCAGTACGAAGGGCGTTTCCCGGAAGCGAAGGCGGCTTTCGGACGCGCCCTCACCCTTTGGCTGGCCGCCGGAGACGAGGTGCGCCACGTCGGAACCCTCACGAATCTCGCCGTGGTGCGCGCCGAACTCGGCGAGGACGTCGACGCGGCCTTTCAAGAGGCGTTGCAGGCCGCCTCGGACAACTTGAGCCTTCGAGCGACGGTTCTGACGGCCATCGGCCGTATGCACGAACGGCGAGGGCAGGAAGACGATGCCAAGCGCTTGTACCGAGAGGCGCACGACTGCGCGCACGAGGCGGGAGACCTCAAGACGGCCGCCCTGGCCATGAACAACCTCGCCGTGGTGTGGCACCTCGAAGGACGGGAGCGCGAAGCGCGCGACGCGTACATGGCGGCGATCGGCCTCGCCCGAAACGCGGGAGACATGCGGGTGCTCGGCATGGCCCTTTCCAACGCGGCGGAACTCGACGGCAACGTGGAAGGATGGCGCGAAGCCATTTCGATTCTGGAGGAGTCGGGCTTCGTGGCGCTCGCGCAAGGCTACCGAGAGGACTTGGAAGCGTTCATGGCCCGGTAA
- a CDS encoding S8 family serine peptidase: MRAMLLAFSLALWSCGTTTPSPPSGGTASLSPQRATWDETVTVTLPWSASGVSATVGGKAAAVRATSPTTVEVRVPSDVWGGPQDVVVTDGARRETLNLTVLGADVVASGGNTVIVLVERGAADTLASKYSKTPLALPSGSALVSGKTPLGFGNGPCGQTLLQLQIAPSGPSVGLGHLLDELATELGRAVGTAAVLGIDPRSGWPASAASSFEGDVTAPRPLVVSAPASFSGQGVTIAVLDTGVTPLSFGNRYLSALARDFTSSVGSATTDPFTRTLGKDVVQGHGSPIAALAADGKIGVATSANVWPLKVCGPDGQCQLENIIRGVCAATTGQFPANRVVLNLSLGSDTPSEILYTVLQDAVARGALVAAAAGNAWNERGTRAGALYHYPAAFSGESGLPRYTRTYAPPFATIKGVVGVGALRGDGSTLTAASFSERGDFVGLSAPGGNVSSLDPNGLEGRYVGTSFATGVVSGALAAWREARPAATPESIVVEARRAACTAACGVSGSTSDVGSGLVRAP; encoded by the coding sequence ATGCGCGCAATGTTGTTGGCCTTTTCGCTGGCGCTTTGGAGTTGTGGCACGACCACGCCGTCGCCACCCTCGGGCGGGACCGCGAGCTTGTCGCCGCAGCGGGCGACGTGGGACGAGACGGTGACGGTGACGCTACCGTGGAGCGCGAGCGGCGTATCGGCGACCGTGGGTGGAAAAGCGGCGGCCGTGCGGGCGACGTCGCCGACGACGGTCGAAGTGCGCGTCCCGAGTGACGTGTGGGGCGGTCCGCAGGACGTGGTCGTGACGGACGGAGCGCGCCGTGAGACTTTGAACCTCACGGTGCTCGGCGCGGACGTCGTGGCGAGCGGCGGCAACACGGTGATCGTCCTCGTGGAGCGCGGCGCGGCGGACACCTTGGCGTCGAAGTACTCGAAGACGCCGCTCGCGTTGCCGAGCGGCTCGGCGCTCGTGAGCGGCAAGACGCCGCTCGGATTCGGCAACGGCCCGTGCGGCCAGACGCTGCTGCAACTGCAAATCGCGCCGAGCGGGCCGAGCGTCGGCTTGGGTCACCTGCTCGACGAGCTTGCCACCGAACTCGGCCGGGCGGTCGGGACGGCGGCGGTGCTCGGCATCGATCCTCGCTCCGGTTGGCCCGCGAGCGCCGCCTCGTCGTTCGAGGGAGACGTGACGGCGCCGCGCCCGCTCGTCGTCTCGGCGCCCGCTTCGTTCAGCGGACAAGGCGTCACGATCGCCGTGCTCGACACGGGCGTCACGCCCCTCTCGTTCGGGAACCGCTACCTCTCGGCGCTCGCGCGGGACTTCACGAGCTCCGTCGGTTCGGCCACGACGGACCCGTTCACGAGGACTTTGGGCAAAGACGTCGTGCAAGGTCACGGCAGTCCGATCGCGGCGCTCGCGGCGGACGGCAAGATCGGCGTGGCAACGAGCGCGAACGTCTGGCCGCTGAAAGTGTGCGGGCCGGACGGACAGTGCCAGTTGGAGAACATCATTCGAGGCGTGTGCGCCGCCACGACCGGTCAGTTTCCGGCGAACCGCGTCGTCCTCAACCTCAGTCTCGGCAGCGACACTCCCAGCGAGATTCTGTACACGGTCCTGCAAGACGCGGTCGCGCGCGGCGCGCTCGTCGCGGCCGCGGCGGGCAACGCGTGGAACGAGCGAGGCACGCGGGCGGGCGCGTTGTATCACTACCCGGCGGCTTTCTCGGGCGAGAGCGGCTTGCCGAGGTACACACGGACCTACGCGCCGCCGTTCGCCACGATCAAAGGCGTCGTGGGCGTGGGCGCGCTTCGAGGCGACGGTTCGACCTTGACGGCCGCGAGCTTCTCCGAGCGGGGAGATTTCGTGGGGCTCTCCGCGCCGGGCGGCAACGTGTCCAGCCTCGACCCGAACGGGCTGGAGGGTCGCTACGTCGGCACGTCGTTCGCGACAGGCGTGGTGTCGGGCGCGCTCGCCGCGTGGCGTGAAGCGAGACCGGCGGCGACGCCCGAGAGCATCGTCGTCGAGGCGCGCCGCGCCGCGTGTACGGCGGCGTGCGGCGTGTCGGGAAGTACGTCGGACGTCGGATCGGGACTCGTGCGGGCGCCGTGA
- a CDS encoding DMT family transporter, whose translation MSPHALGIVLLVFVTVVWGSTFPIVKGATDTLAPATLLAWRFTLAMVVLVPFLLRTTRLLWRDGFVLGVWLTIGYASQTLGLQTTSANRAAFITGLSVVLVPLWLAGTAKQKLSVRLWGAAFFALAGIGLLSWEGGALVIGDAWVLLCALSYAGYILALEKLAAEHASLQLTAVQVAATGLLCWAWAIFSGGAIVPSGADQWLPLLYLGLVATAFTTFLQTVGQRRVTAPEAAIIYALEPVTASVFSFLLLKERVGLRGLAGGALVVLAMVLSQLPDKTDKRAKVRDHGLAE comes from the coding sequence ATGTCGCCTCACGCCCTCGGGATCGTCTTGCTCGTGTTCGTCACCGTCGTCTGGGGAAGCACCTTTCCGATCGTGAAGGGAGCGACCGACACGCTCGCCCCGGCGACGTTGCTGGCTTGGCGGTTCACGCTCGCGATGGTCGTTCTCGTGCCGTTCTTGCTTCGCACGACGCGGCTGTTGTGGCGCGACGGATTCGTACTCGGCGTCTGGCTGACGATCGGATACGCGTCGCAGACGCTGGGGCTGCAAACGACGAGCGCGAACCGAGCGGCGTTCATCACGGGACTCAGCGTCGTGCTCGTGCCGCTGTGGTTGGCAGGAACGGCGAAGCAAAAGCTCTCGGTGCGCTTGTGGGGCGCGGCCTTCTTCGCCCTCGCCGGGATCGGGTTGCTGTCGTGGGAAGGAGGAGCGCTCGTGATCGGCGACGCGTGGGTGCTGCTGTGCGCCTTGAGTTACGCGGGCTACATCTTGGCGCTCGAGAAGCTCGCCGCCGAACACGCGTCGTTGCAGCTCACGGCGGTGCAGGTCGCGGCGACGGGCTTGTTGTGCTGGGCTTGGGCGATTTTCAGCGGCGGCGCCATCGTGCCGAGCGGCGCGGACCAGTGGCTTCCCTTGTTGTACCTCGGGCTCGTCGCGACCGCCTTCACGACCTTCCTTCAAACGGTCGGGCAGCGACGCGTGACGGCGCCCGAAGCGGCGATCATCTACGCGCTCGAGCCCGTCACGGCGTCGGTTTTCTCGTTCCTGCTGCTCAAGGAGCGCGTCGGTCTGCGCGGCTTGGCGGGCGGCGCGCTCGTCGTGCTGGCGATGGTACTCAGCCAACTGCCCGACAAGACCGACAAGCGCGCGAAGGTGCGCGACCACGGCCTCGCCGAGTGA
- the ispF gene encoding 2-C-methyl-D-erythritol 2,4-cyclodiphosphate synthase: MAIFDSLRIGFGEDAHRLAQGRPLVLGGVAIANAERGAVAHSDGDALLHALSDALLSALALGDIGQHFPDTSPEWKDLDSTVILRHVLDLVSQRDFTPVNVAVTVTLDRPKLGASRAEIAERVAQLLRLTSDRVGVTFKTSEGLAPDHVQARATVLLARSAP; the protein is encoded by the coding sequence ATGGCGATTTTCGATTCTCTGCGCATCGGCTTCGGCGAGGACGCGCATCGACTCGCGCAAGGTCGGCCGCTCGTGTTGGGCGGCGTGGCGATCGCGAACGCCGAGCGAGGCGCGGTGGCGCACAGCGACGGCGACGCGTTGCTGCACGCCCTCTCGGACGCGCTGCTGTCGGCGCTCGCGCTCGGAGACATCGGGCAGCACTTTCCGGACACGTCGCCCGAGTGGAAGGACCTCGACTCCACCGTGATTTTGCGTCACGTTCTCGACCTCGTGTCCCAGCGTGACTTCACGCCCGTGAACGTCGCGGTGACCGTGACGCTCGACCGCCCGAAGCTCGGGGCGTCGAGAGCAGAAATCGCGGAGCGTGTCGCTCAACTGCTGCGCTTGACTTCCGACCGCGTCGGGGTGACCTTCAAGACGTCGGAAGGCCTCGCGCCCGATCACGTGCAGGCCCGGGCGACCGTGCTGCTGGCGAGGAGCGCGCCGTGA
- a CDS encoding tRNA (cytidine(34)-2'-O)-methyltransferase, with translation MTSPGTSALSVVLFEPENAGNVGNVARTCAVLGAELHLIRPFGFRLHDPQFKRAGMDYLRSVRLVEHADWEAFTATLAQGARLFGFTTKTDRPYTSVRYERGDYLVFGPESRGLPAWLRDRLDLVTFPMPGEGRSLNLAVAAGIGAYEAMRQLHGW, from the coding sequence GTGACGTCGCCCGGCACGTCGGCGTTGTCCGTCGTGCTGTTCGAGCCGGAGAACGCCGGGAACGTCGGGAACGTCGCGCGTACGTGCGCGGTGCTGGGCGCCGAACTGCACCTGATCCGCCCGTTCGGCTTTCGCCTGCACGATCCGCAGTTCAAGCGGGCGGGCATGGATTACCTTCGCTCGGTGCGCCTCGTGGAGCACGCCGACTGGGAAGCGTTCACGGCGACGCTTGCGCAAGGAGCGCGACTGTTCGGCTTCACCACGAAGACCGATCGCCCTTACACGTCCGTGCGGTACGAGCGCGGCGATTACTTGGTGTTCGGGCCGGAGTCGCGCGGTTTGCCGGCGTGGTTGCGCGACCGCCTTGACCTCGTCACCTTTCCCATGCCGGGTGAGGGGCGCAGCCTCAACCTTGCCGTGGCGGCGGGCATCGGAGCGTACGAGGCGATGCGGCAATTGCACGGCTGGTGA
- a CDS encoding PEGA domain-containing protein: protein MKKILALGTMALATAALAQPRISAQSIIVNPTPTDLSVRVWTDKDPSGQSTPNYAIGERIRLFVTTNQDAYVYLFNVGVNGEIDQILPNRYSGDNNLVRAGETRQFPRANNPQYSLDVAGPAGVNRVLALASRTPLNLDQISQFRAEQTNQGFATVTVRGSENLAQALSIVVTPIPQNTWTTDTASYNVVAPQAPARTGSITVNTNVPGATVYINDREVGDSGSTFPNLAAGTYRVRISAPGYTDINQTVTVRAGVTVNVNVTLQAQRATLTIRSNVNGARVFVNGQEQGVIRNGALTLTLNRDDYQIVLVAPGYAAGVSQVQVVNGGTITVNLNRLQ, encoded by the coding sequence ATGAAAAAGATTCTTGCACTGGGAACCATGGCGCTTGCAACGGCGGCGCTCGCGCAACCTCGCATCAGCGCTCAAAGCATCATCGTCAACCCCACGCCGACCGATTTGAGCGTCCGTGTCTGGACCGACAAGGACCCCAGCGGTCAAAGCACGCCGAACTACGCGATCGGCGAACGCATCCGCCTGTTCGTCACGACGAACCAAGACGCCTACGTCTACCTCTTCAACGTCGGCGTGAACGGCGAAATCGACCAGATTCTCCCCAACCGCTACTCGGGTGACAACAACCTCGTTCGTGCGGGCGAAACTCGTCAATTCCCGCGCGCCAACAACCCGCAGTACTCGCTCGACGTCGCCGGCCCGGCGGGCGTCAACCGCGTCCTCGCCCTCGCGAGCCGCACGCCCCTCAACCTCGATCAGATCAGCCAATTCCGCGCCGAGCAAACCAACCAAGGCTTCGCGACCGTGACGGTGCGCGGCAGCGAGAACCTCGCGCAGGCCCTCTCGATCGTCGTGACGCCCATCCCGCAAAACACGTGGACGACCGACACGGCGTCCTACAACGTCGTCGCGCCTCAAGCCCCGGCGCGTACAGGCAGCATCACCGTGAACACGAACGTTCCGGGCGCGACCGTGTACATCAACGACCGTGAAGTCGGCGACAGCGGCTCGACCTTCCCCAACCTCGCGGCAGGCACGTACCGCGTGCGCATCTCCGCGCCCGGCTACACCGACATCAACCAAACGGTGACCGTGCGTGCGGGTGTCACGGTCAACGTCAACGTCACGCTGCAAGCTCAGCGCGCCACCCTCACGATTCGCAGCAACGTCAACGGCGCCCGCGTCTTCGTGAACGGCCAAGAGCAAGGCGTGATTCGCAACGGCGCCCTTACCCTCACCCTCAACCGTGACGATTACCAAATCGTCTTGGTCGCGCCGGGTTACGCGGCGGGCGTTTCGCAAGTGCAAGTCGTCAACGGCGGCACGATCACCGTCAATCTCAACCGCCTGCAGTAA
- a CDS encoding CoA-binding protein: MRELTTTSDIVNVLRESKVVAVLGFHRDDTKPAHYVPEYLHRQGYTIIPVNPTLAERGESYFGHKAVASLADIDVSVDVVDVFRRGDKVSEHLEDMLAMRPKPKTVWLQLGIRNDDVARVLVNAGIQVVQDRCMLADHRHLM, from the coding sequence ATGAGAGAACTGACCACCACTTCGGACATCGTGAACGTCTTGCGCGAAAGCAAGGTCGTGGCGGTCCTCGGGTTTCACCGTGACGACACCAAGCCGGCGCACTACGTGCCCGAATACCTGCATCGCCAAGGCTACACCATCATCCCCGTGAATCCGACGCTCGCCGAGCGCGGCGAAAGCTACTTCGGACACAAGGCGGTGGCTTCGCTCGCCGACATCGACGTATCCGTGGACGTCGTGGACGTGTTTCGACGCGGCGACAAAGTGAGCGAGCACTTGGAGGACATGCTCGCGATGCGTCCGAAGCCGAAGACGGTATGGCTGCAGCTCGGCATCCGCAACGACGACGTCGCGCGGGTTCTGGTGAACGCAGGAATCCAAGTCGTGCAGGACCGTTGCATGCTGGCCGATCATCGGCACTTGATGTGA